The Acidobacteriota bacterium sequence TGACGGACACCGGGTAGTCCTGGGCAGCCGCTCGCTGATGGACGCGGAAGGTGTCAATTTCGGACCATCGCTGCTTCCCGGCACCCGCGAAATGGAACTGGGGCGAACGGTGGTCTACGCTGCGATAGACGGCAACGTGGTGGGCACGATTTCGCTGGCTGACCGGCTCAGGGGGGACGCGCGGGAGCTGATCGCGCACCTCAAGGACGGCCGCAGGCGCGTGAGTATGATCACCGGCGATAACCGCCGGACGGCCGAGGGAATCGCCCGTTCGCTCGGTCTGGAAGAGTATGAGGCAGAGATCAAACCGGACCAGAAAAAGCTGATCGTGCAATCCTACCGCCGGGCCGGGTATCGGGTAGCGATGGTCGGAGACGGCATTAACGACGCTCCGGCCCTGGCCGAAGCCGACGTCGGGGTGGCCATCGGCAGCGGCGCCGACGTGGCCATGGAAACGGCCGACGTGGTTCTGGTAAGGGACGATCTGATGTCGATCCAGAAAATGTTCACCCTGGCCCGGCTGAGCCTTCGAGTAATCAAACAGAATCTGTTCTGGGCCTTCTTTTACAACTCCGTGGCTATCCCGGTGGCGGCGGGAGTGTTTTATCCCCTGATAGGCCTGACGCTCTCGCCGATGATCGCGGCGGCTGCGATGAGCCTGTCGTCGGTCTTTGTCGTCCTGAATTCAGTACGCCTCAACACGGTAGAGTTATGATCCCCGGGGTCGGCAAGCCACGCCCGTCCGACGGTACACTCAATACGCACCCGGGGCCTCCTGCGGAGCGGAATTGCCCCGGCATGGCATCAGCCCGGTTGCGCCGCGCCGCGCTGAATGGTACCATATCCTCGGCAAACTGAAGAAGAGACGTATTTTTTATGCCCTTTAAGTTATCGCCCAAGACGGCCCTCGGTCTGTTCATCGCCATGGTCGTTTTCCTGCTGGCCCAGGCTGTCTGGTGGGTGGTGTTCATGGCCCGCCTGGTCGACGAGAAGGTCCTTCTGGCCGAGGAACTCGGTGCGTCAGGGCAGTTCGTTGACAGCCTGCATCAGGAAGAGATTTCCAGGCAGGTCATGGTAGGCCTGGAGGGGGTTGTCTTTCTGCTTCTGATATTTGCCGGCATCTGGCTGATCTACCGGTCGCTGGTGAAAACCGAGGAGCTGAAGTTCCATCAACAGAATTTTCTCCTGGCCGTAACGCATGAACTGAAGACGCCCCTTTCGTCGATCAAGGTATATCTTGATACTCTCACGTCGCAGAAGATACCGGACGCCAAAAAGCAGGCGGTCATTCCGAAGATGAAAGAGGACGTCAGCCGGCTGGAGAAGCATGTGGAGAAGATTCTTGAGGCAGGACGGTTTGAGCGCGCGGGGTACACGCTCAATCTTGAATACTTCGACTTGACCCGTCTTGTTCAGGAACGCATTGCGGCCCTCGAGCGTATCACCACCCGGGTGCCCATTGCCGTCAAGCCGAACCTGGAAAAAGACGTGACGTTCCATGGTGATGAGATGGCGCTGGGACGCGCGATCGACGCGATTCTTGAAAACTCTCTGAAATACCACGTCGCCGGGGGAATCGAGATCGATGTCAGCCTTTCGGTGCGGGACTCTAGGATCGTGCTTGAAATCGCCGACCGTGGTATCGGGCTGGAAAGAAAAGAGCTGGAAACGATTTTCGAGCGCTTCTACCGCGTAGGCGACGAGCTGACGCGGGGCTCGGAAGGAACAGGGTTGGGGCTGTACCTTTGCCGGGAGATCGTCAGGGCGCTCGGTGGCGACGTCACCGCCCGCTCGGACGGTCCGGGCAAAGGTGCGAGGTTCACCATAACCCTGAAACAGAGCAAAGTACGTGAAAACGATATTGCTGGTTGAAGACGACCTGCACCTGGCCGACGGCCTGACTATGAACCTCGAGGCTGAAGGCTACCAGGTGGTGCACGCGGCCGACGGTCACCTGGTGCTCGAGGAGTTCGACAAGGGCATGTTTGATCTCGTTCTGCTGGACATCATGCTGCCCGGGACCGACGGTCTGACTATCTGCAAGGAGATCCGCAGTCGGGGGGATACTGTGCCGATCCTCTTTCTTACCGCTCGCGATCAGGCGGAGCAGAAGGTGGAGGGCCTTCTGGCCGGAGGGGACGATTACCTCACCAAGCCGTTCGACACGGCCGAATTGCTGGCGCGGATCCAGGGGATTTTTCGCAGGCAGGCCTGGCTGGCGGCCGAGGGATCGGTCGATGACGAGTATGAGTTTGACGGCCGGCGAGTCAATTTCCGTACGTTCGAAGCCGCGGGTCCGCGAGGCGGGTCCAGGCTTACCCGTAAAGAATGCATGGTAATCAAGTACCTGGTGGAACGTGAGGGGGAAGTCGTCAGCCGGGACCAGCTCCTCGATGCCGTTTGGGGGTATCACATCTACCCGACCAACCGGACTATCGACAATTTCGTCCTGAAGATCCGCAAGATATTCGAGGATGACCCGAAGAAACCGAGATATTTCGAGACAATCAGGGGGACCGGCTACCGGTTTTCACTCGACCGCTATGCGCCTGACCAGGAATAGGCGGGGCGGACCATTGCCGGGGCACTGCCGCTGTCGCCGAAATGTTCGGTGTGACTCTGTGCCGGCCGGCCTTACCGCGGTATCCTTGACTTTCCGGGACGAGACGTTACTTTCCGAAGCTTCTGCCCGTAAATGCAGTTGATGGAGCAACGTGATTTCTTTGATTGCAGGCCTGGGCAACCCGGGTGATCGGTACGCCGGTACACGGCATAATATCGGTTTCGAGGTGGTGGACCGGGTATGCCGGGAGTTGAATGCGTCGGCCGGGCCGGACGCTGATCTGTACCAGTGGTCGGTCGCCGAGTTGCCGGCCGGAAAGATCTACCTGGCCAAGCCCGGCACGTCTGTGAATCGCGCCGGGCTGGCCGTGCATCAGCTGCTCGCCGACAGCAGCCTTGAGATAAGCAGGCTGCTGGTTGTGCTCGATGACTTCCAACTGCCGCTGGGGGCGGTTCGCATTCGAGCTTTCGGTTCCGACGGCGGGCATAACGGGCTGGCGTCAATAATCGACGAATTGGGAACCCAGGATTTTGCGAGGCTCCGCCTGGGTATCGGCCCGCCTCAGGATACTTCGCCAGCCACAGACTTCGTCCTGGCGCGGTTTGAGCCGGAGGAAGAAGAAACCGTCGAAGAAATGGTTGCCATAGCGTCTCAGGCGGTTATATTTGCTGCCGGTCATCCCCTCGATGAGGTGATGTCAAAATACAACAAGAGCCCTGCTCCCCCGAACGGCACGAGGCAGTGAGTTTCAGGGGAGCCGTTGAACCTTTAACCAACGTCCGAAGGGAGGTCTGCACGTGAAGACCTACGAGACAACGTTCATTATCAATCCCCAGGTGGATGATGCCACGATTGACCGGCAGGTCAAGGCGGTGCTGGATATCATTACCGGCAACGGAGGCACGATTCTGCGCCAAAACCGGATGGGGACGCGCCGCCTGGCCTACGAGATCAAGGGACTTACCCAGGGCTACTACGCCGACGTCGTTTTTGAAGGCTCCCCCGAGGTCCTGTCGTTGCTGACTCGCCACTACAGGCTTGAAGAACCCTACGTCCGCTACCTGACCATCCTCTTTGAAGGCTCGCTCACGGAAGAGGGGGAGAGGCCGGAAACCGCAGGGGCAACCGAGAGAGAGTCGCGACGCCCGGCTGAGCCGGAAGTGACCGCGAAACCTGTAGAGAAACTCGAGCCAGTCGCCGAGGCCTCGACGACCGAGAGCCCGGCGGAAGAGGCCGTGACTGGTGAGGAAGCTCCGGTCGAGGAGCCGTCTGAGAAGCCGCTCACGCCTGAAGACCAGGCTGAGGCGGAGCCCGCCCCTGAACCGGAGCCGGTCGCTAAGCCGGTTGAGGAGGAGGAAGAGGAGCTTTAGGGCCGTGCCGCAAGGACGGATACCGGCTGATTGGGCCGGTCCGAAAGCGGGTCTCGTGAGGCGGCTGTGCCAGTGGGGTCGTTGCTCGTCATCGATTTGCGGCACTGCCTGCAACAGACGTCGTCAGGTACGGGCACCCTTTATTTCGGCGGACGGGGGGCAGTTAGCGGCTGGCAGGTCCGGCTTATAACGGGAACTCAAGACACAGG is a genomic window containing:
- the pth gene encoding aminoacyl-tRNA hydrolase; protein product: MIAGLGNPGDRYAGTRHNIGFEVVDRVCRELNASAGPDADLYQWSVAELPAGKIYLAKPGTSVNRAGLAVHQLLADSSLEISRLLVVLDDFQLPLGAVRIRAFGSDGGHNGLASIIDELGTQDFARLRLGIGPPQDTSPATDFVLARFEPEEEETVEEMVAIASQAVIFAAGHPLDEVMSKYNKSPAPPNGTRQ
- the rpsF gene encoding 30S ribosomal protein S6, coding for MKTYETTFIINPQVDDATIDRQVKAVLDIITGNGGTILRQNRMGTRRLAYEIKGLTQGYYADVVFEGSPEVLSLLTRHYRLEEPYVRYLTILFEGSLTEEGERPETAGATERESRRPAEPEVTAKPVEKLEPVAEASTTESPAEEAVTGEEAPVEEPSEKPLTPEDQAEAEPAPEPEPVAKPVEEEEEEL
- a CDS encoding response regulator transcription factor, producing the protein MKTILLVEDDLHLADGLTMNLEAEGYQVVHAADGHLVLEEFDKGMFDLVLLDIMLPGTDGLTICKEIRSRGDTVPILFLTARDQAEQKVEGLLAGGDDYLTKPFDTAELLARIQGIFRRQAWLAAEGSVDDEYEFDGRRVNFRTFEAAGPRGGSRLTRKECMVIKYLVEREGEVVSRDQLLDAVWGYHIYPTNRTIDNFVLKIRKIFEDDPKKPRYFETIRGTGYRFSLDRYAPDQE
- a CDS encoding HAMP domain-containing sensor histidine kinase, with translation MPFKLSPKTALGLFIAMVVFLLAQAVWWVVFMARLVDEKVLLAEELGASGQFVDSLHQEEISRQVMVGLEGVVFLLLIFAGIWLIYRSLVKTEELKFHQQNFLLAVTHELKTPLSSIKVYLDTLTSQKIPDAKKQAVIPKMKEDVSRLEKHVEKILEAGRFERAGYTLNLEYFDLTRLVQERIAALERITTRVPIAVKPNLEKDVTFHGDEMALGRAIDAILENSLKYHVAGGIEIDVSLSVRDSRIVLEIADRGIGLERKELETIFERFYRVGDELTRGSEGTGLGLYLCREIVRALGGDVTARSDGPGKGARFTITLKQSKVRENDIAG